In a genomic window of Nostoc sp. UHCC 0870:
- a CDS encoding sigma-70 family RNA polymerase sigma factor, with protein sequence MSQSITVSWSTGDAGYSEASVQVDKLSNHDLILRCQVGLRPDRAAFAELLRRYQTQVDRVLYHLAPDWADRADLAQEVWIRVYRNISRLQEPSKFRGWLSRIATNLFYDELRKRKRVMSPLSLDAPRSVDDGEMDWEIAGDTPGPEEELTTREFYEQLREAIADLPEVFRTTIVLREIEGMAYEEIAEITGVSLGTVKSRIARARTRLQTQLQNYLDA encoded by the coding sequence ATGAGTCAATCGATTACTGTATCCTGGTCAACGGGTGATGCGGGGTATTCAGAAGCATCGGTGCAAGTTGACAAACTCTCTAACCACGATTTAATTTTGCGCTGTCAAGTCGGACTGCGCCCAGATCGTGCTGCGTTTGCAGAACTGTTGCGCCGTTATCAAACCCAAGTTGATAGGGTTTTATACCACCTAGCTCCAGATTGGGCAGACAGAGCTGACTTGGCTCAAGAAGTTTGGATTCGAGTGTATCGGAATATTAGCCGATTGCAAGAACCATCTAAGTTTAGGGGCTGGTTAAGCCGCATTGCGACCAATTTGTTTTATGACGAATTGCGGAAGCGGAAACGGGTTATGAGTCCCTTGTCCTTAGATGCTCCCCGTTCAGTAGATGACGGTGAAATGGATTGGGAAATTGCGGGAGATACTCCAGGGCCAGAGGAAGAACTGACAACGAGAGAATTTTACGAGCAATTGCGTGAGGCGATCGCGGATTTACCCGAAGTATTCCGTACTACAATTGTGCTGAGAGAAATCGAAGGGATGGCATATGAAGAAATTGCCGAAATCACTGGAGTTTCTCTAGGAACGGTGAAGTCGAGAATAGCCAGAGCGAGAACTCGATTGCAAACTCAATTGCAAAACTATCTTGATGCCTAA